The following proteins are co-located in the Massilia litorea genome:
- the mntP gene encoding manganese efflux pump MntP translates to MNFVATASLALAMSTDAFAAAVGKGAALQRPHLREALRTGAIFGVIEGLTPLLGWVLGNAAAPYVEAWDHWIAFVLLGALGLRMIHEGWGEPELEEEKPNSHSFLRLAVTGVATSIDALIVGAGLAFIDANIFVVAAAIGCATFIMVTLGVMLGRGLGALVGKRAEIVGGVVLIVIGSLILYEHLHAAGTI, encoded by the coding sequence ATGAATTTCGTAGCTACCGCCTCCCTCGCCCTCGCCATGTCCACCGACGCTTTCGCCGCCGCCGTCGGCAAGGGCGCGGCATTGCAACGTCCGCACCTGCGCGAGGCCCTGCGCACCGGCGCCATCTTCGGCGTCATCGAAGGCCTCACGCCCCTGCTCGGCTGGGTGCTCGGCAACGCTGCTGCCCCCTATGTCGAAGCCTGGGACCACTGGATCGCTTTCGTGCTGCTGGGCGCGCTCGGCCTGCGCATGATCCACGAGGGCTGGGGCGAACCCGAGCTGGAAGAAGAAAAGCCGAACAGCCACTCCTTCCTGCGCCTGGCCGTCACCGGCGTGGCGACCAGCATCGACGCCCTGATCGTCGGCGCCGGCCTGGCCTTCATCGACGCCAACATCTTCGTGGTCGCCGCCGCGATCGGCTGCGCCACCTTTATCATGGTCACGCTTGGCGTGATGCTGGGGCGCGGCCTGGGCGCCCTGGTCGGCAAGCGCGCCGAGATCGTCGGCGGCGTGGTGCTGATCGTGATCGGCAGCCTGATCCTGTACGAGCACCTGCACGCGGCGGGCACGATCTGA
- a CDS encoding pirin family protein: MDHHDDPSALDIVIVPPTHDLGDGFQVRRALPSRQRRMVGPFVFLDQMGPHVFEPGRGLDVRPHPHVCLATVTYLFDGEILHRDSLGSVQAIRPGEVNWMTAGRGIVHSERTDSLLRQGRSNLFGLQCWVALPSKHEETDPTFAHIEAGALPFIEAEGVEARVVAGSFWGRRAPVGTLSDMFYVDVRLKAGARIAMPPEYPEQAIYIVEGRLDLGRDGVFEPGQLVVLKPGAEVMLGAPGPGPTRIMLLGGEPMDGPRFLSWNFVASSEDRIEQAKRDWKAGAFPQVPGETEFIPLPESQGKPVRYP; encoded by the coding sequence TTGGACCACCACGACGACCCCTCGGCACTCGACATCGTGATCGTGCCGCCCACGCACGACCTGGGCGACGGCTTCCAGGTACGGCGCGCCCTGCCCAGCCGCCAGCGGCGCATGGTGGGACCCTTCGTCTTCCTCGACCAGATGGGCCCGCACGTGTTCGAGCCCGGGCGCGGCCTCGACGTGCGGCCCCATCCGCACGTCTGCCTCGCCACCGTCACCTATCTGTTCGACGGCGAGATCCTGCACCGCGACAGCCTCGGCAGCGTGCAGGCGATCCGGCCCGGTGAAGTGAACTGGATGACGGCCGGGCGCGGCATCGTCCACTCGGAGCGCACCGACAGCCTGCTGCGCCAGGGCCGGTCGAATTTGTTCGGCCTGCAATGCTGGGTGGCGCTGCCCTCGAAACACGAGGAAACCGATCCCACCTTCGCCCACATCGAAGCCGGCGCCTTGCCCTTCATCGAAGCGGAGGGCGTCGAAGCGCGCGTCGTGGCCGGCAGCTTCTGGGGGCGGCGCGCGCCGGTCGGCACCTTGTCGGACATGTTCTATGTCGACGTCAGGCTGAAAGCCGGGGCGCGCATCGCGATGCCGCCGGAATACCCGGAACAGGCGATCTATATTGTCGAAGGCCGCCTCGACCTGGGACGCGACGGCGTGTTCGAGCCCGGCCAGCTGGTCGTGCTCAAGCCCGGTGCCGAAGTGATGCTGGGCGCTCCGGGGCCAGGGCCGACACGCATCATGCTGCTCGGCGGCGAGCCGATGGATGGGCCGCGCTTCCTGTCCTGGAATTTCGTCGCCAGTTCCGAGGACCGCATCGAACAGGCCAAGCGCGACTGGAAGGCCGGCGCCTTTCCCCAGGTGCCGGGCGAAACCGAATTCATCCCATTGCCGGAGTCACAGGGTAAGCCCGTACGTTATCCTTGA
- a CDS encoding PhzF family phenazine biosynthesis protein encodes MNAADVQRIAAFSDGQQGGNPAGVWIGDALPPDSTMQRIAHEIGYSETAFAAPLGDGWRVRYFSPESEVPFCGHATIALGAALAASHGDGVYPLALNDAAITVEGRRSIQPGGAVLTSAALQSPPTRSAPAPEAVVARALALFGYQPEDLDPRIPPALAHGGAGHLVLALRNRALLAAMRYELDAGRQFMRELGIVTVVLVFAESTTLFHTRNPFASGGVYEDPATGAGTAALAGYLRDLDWPHGGAIDIVQGEDMGMRSRLRAEIGPEAGGSIRLSGTARSLQRM; translated from the coding sequence ATGAACGCCGCCGACGTCCAGCGCATCGCCGCCTTTTCCGACGGCCAGCAGGGCGGCAACCCGGCCGGGGTCTGGATCGGCGACGCCCTGCCGCCCGACTCCACGATGCAGCGCATCGCCCACGAAATCGGCTACTCGGAGACCGCCTTCGCCGCGCCGCTCGGCGATGGCTGGCGGGTGCGCTATTTTTCTCCCGAATCCGAGGTGCCGTTCTGCGGGCACGCCACCATCGCGCTCGGCGCCGCGCTGGCCGCCAGCCATGGCGACGGCGTCTATCCGCTGGCGCTGAACGATGCCGCCATCACGGTCGAGGGCCGGCGCAGCATCCAGCCCGGCGGCGCCGTGCTGACCTCGGCCGCGCTGCAGTCGCCGCCGACCCGCAGCGCACCCGCTCCGGAGGCGGTCGTCGCGCGCGCGCTGGCCCTGTTCGGGTACCAGCCCGAGGACCTCGATCCGCGCATCCCGCCGGCCCTGGCCCATGGCGGGGCAGGGCACCTGGTGCTGGCGCTGCGCAACCGCGCGCTGCTGGCGGCCATGCGCTACGAGCTCGACGCGGGGCGGCAGTTCATGCGCGAACTCGGCATCGTCACCGTCGTGCTGGTGTTCGCGGAAAGCACCACGCTTTTCCATACGCGCAATCCATTTGCCTCCGGCGGCGTCTACGAGGACCCGGCCACCGGCGCCGGCACCGCGGCACTGGCGGGCTATCTGCGCGACCTCGACTGGCCGCATGGCGGCGCCATCGACATCGTGCAGGGCGAAGACATGGGCATGCGCTCGCGCCTGCGCGCCGAGATCGGACCGGAGGCGGGCGGATCGATCCGGCTCTCGGGCACGGCCAGGTCCTTGCAGCGCATGTAA
- a CDS encoding N-acyl amino acid synthase FeeM domain-containing protein, with protein sequence MELCQANPTAQGNADAIRPFGGQQGTQPAIERLPFTIRRVETEDDLLKAVRIRHAAYARHVPEFARTLALPEAADYESDTIVLLAESKLDGSPMGSTRIRTNLFRPLGVEESVELPDWLQGRRLVEATRLGIDEGRTGRMVKMALIKACFKYCQQNDIEWSVATGRPTVARQYEQLLFSDVFPGQGAIPLAHVGNIEHRVMAFEIETFEARWAAARHPLYKFFFDTQHPDIDVGPKVEPRLTRVRFPQRAPAAVAGAGHQGVAFA encoded by the coding sequence ATGGAGCTGTGCCAAGCCAACCCAACCGCCCAAGGAAACGCTGATGCGATCCGCCCTTTCGGTGGTCAACAGGGCACGCAGCCAGCGATCGAGCGCCTGCCGTTCACGATTCGCCGGGTCGAAACCGAGGATGATCTGCTGAAGGCGGTGCGCATCCGCCACGCCGCCTACGCACGCCACGTACCGGAGTTTGCACGCACCCTGGCGCTGCCGGAAGCGGCCGACTACGAAAGCGACACCATCGTCCTGCTGGCCGAGTCCAAGCTGGACGGCTCGCCGATGGGCAGCACGCGCATCCGCACCAACCTGTTCCGTCCGCTGGGGGTGGAAGAATCGGTCGAACTGCCGGACTGGCTGCAGGGCCGCCGCCTGGTCGAGGCAACCCGCCTCGGCATCGACGAAGGCCGCACCGGCCGCATGGTCAAGATGGCACTGATCAAGGCCTGCTTCAAGTATTGCCAGCAAAACGATATCGAGTGGTCGGTCGCCACGGGCCGCCCGACCGTGGCGCGCCAGTATGAGCAGCTGCTGTTCTCGGACGTGTTCCCGGGGCAGGGCGCGATTCCGCTGGCGCACGTCGGCAACATCGAGCACCGCGTGATGGCCTTCGAGATCGAGACCTTCGAGGCGCGCTGGGCCGCGGCACGCCATCCGCTGTACAAGTTCTTCTTCGATACCCAGCACCCGGACATCGACGTCGGCCCGAAGGTCGAGCCGCGCCTGACCCGCGTGCGCTTCCCGCAACGTGCCCCGGCAGCGGTCGCCGGCGCGGGCCACCAGGGCGTGGCATTCGCCTGA
- a CDS encoding putative bifunctional diguanylate cyclase/phosphodiesterase: MPKSSDPTRSPVSLMANLAMERVLRAFAYYLIPIGIGLFSVIALLFWHNQYNVTEPAGLPLRVLQQGSEAEPAAVPGPSPAAILAQIGTQPPVPGFDTKLSERPVWFSFSPMSASVEQDVIEFPSRHALSIRCWDATTLRPLGEASRSHATGAIDPVKAGFALRMARLPSQVLCSGTFAGPARLSVAQWPSEQFALSVEQYHRKSGLLDGGMIVLALFVLLTALINRQPLYVLFSGWLILNLRIGALSAGWDIQWLGQSIPADWLLTSRSVTITLYGIATLTLYQTLLRESLEDLRYAAPMRVMQWLCLPMLAAAVLVPYRVYLPMLWVICACCLSMMTVGLFKVIVESRNRVASWFAASFALTFVASLAEIVSAALGMHEVIGVINSVTAALASSLLAALAVAEQMRAETEKREEAQQKLEHAYEAMPVGLFTLDMYGHFQSANPALRKMLGADNFELGRTAWRHFFSENVWMELHEQVHGRSDAELEIANRDGSRRFLVSATLARGRIEGVLQDVTEKHKATEQLRFMANNDPLTKVFNRRGIEKMFEGAATSLAAGKPMAIAYIDLDRFKLINDLFGHGAGDEVLKQVCERMAMMLAGGQQIGRVGGDEFVIVMPDTAIPLASLICRGIVDRIGGTPYRVGDKAFHVRGSVGLIEVSNGMPMKDAISAADRACRSAKESSDGLVVYERNAAAFHEREAELNLVARLQGPNATDGLFLEMQPIMSLKNPGESLNFEVLLRMRGLDGRVLPAGPLIGAAEKCGRASVIDRWVLTTTLGWIAENISRLPHTRFVCMNLSGASLNDERFVADTLEILARHVHVASRLCMEITESVALHDLDNTRRFIDQVRNFGVKVALDDFGAGYTSFSYLKELPADVLKIDGQFVVNINAHPANVAIVEAIVSLAVNLGMKTIAEWAEDAATVQTLAEIGVDYVQGWAVARSQPPERMLTAASSASFIQDPELIEMLPTLGRGAALDLHGIMKLH; this comes from the coding sequence ATGCCCAAATCCTCCGACCCGACACGCAGTCCAGTTTCCCTCATGGCCAACCTGGCCATGGAGCGGGTGCTGCGCGCATTCGCGTATTACCTGATACCGATCGGCATCGGCCTGTTTTCCGTGATCGCCCTGTTGTTCTGGCATAACCAGTACAACGTGACCGAGCCTGCCGGGCTGCCGCTACGCGTGCTGCAGCAGGGAAGCGAAGCCGAGCCGGCCGCCGTCCCGGGCCCGAGCCCGGCGGCGATCCTGGCGCAGATCGGCACCCAGCCGCCCGTGCCCGGCTTCGACACCAAGCTCAGCGAGCGTCCGGTCTGGTTCAGTTTTTCGCCGATGTCGGCCTCGGTCGAACAGGACGTCATCGAATTCCCCTCGCGCCACGCGCTGTCGATCCGTTGCTGGGACGCCACAACCCTCCGCCCCCTGGGCGAGGCCAGCCGCAGCCATGCGACCGGCGCGATCGATCCGGTCAAAGCCGGCTTCGCGCTGCGCATGGCGCGCCTGCCGTCGCAAGTCCTGTGTAGCGGCACCTTCGCCGGTCCCGCCCGTTTGAGCGTGGCGCAATGGCCATCCGAACAATTCGCCTTGTCGGTCGAGCAATATCACCGCAAGTCGGGGCTGCTCGACGGCGGCATGATCGTGCTGGCCCTGTTCGTACTGCTGACCGCGCTGATCAACCGCCAGCCTTTGTATGTGCTGTTCTCGGGCTGGCTGATCCTGAACCTGCGCATCGGCGCGCTCTCGGCCGGCTGGGACATCCAGTGGCTGGGGCAGAGCATTCCCGCCGACTGGCTGTTGACCTCGCGCTCGGTGACGATCACGCTGTACGGCATCGCGACCCTCACCCTGTACCAGACCCTGCTGCGCGAAAGCCTGGAAGACTTGCGCTATGCGGCCCCGATGCGCGTCATGCAGTGGCTGTGCCTGCCGATGCTGGCGGCGGCCGTGCTGGTTCCTTACCGCGTCTATTTACCGATGCTGTGGGTGATTTGCGCCTGCTGCCTGTCGATGATGACGGTGGGCCTGTTCAAGGTCATCGTCGAATCGCGCAACCGGGTCGCGTCCTGGTTCGCCGCCTCGTTCGCGCTGACCTTCGTCGCCTCGCTGGCCGAGATCGTCTCGGCGGCGCTCGGCATGCACGAAGTCATCGGCGTGATCAACAGCGTGACGGCGGCCCTGGCCTCGAGCCTGCTGGCCGCGCTCGCGGTGGCCGAGCAGATGCGCGCGGAAACGGAAAAGCGCGAGGAAGCCCAGCAAAAGCTGGAGCATGCCTACGAGGCGATGCCGGTCGGCTTGTTCACCCTGGATATGTACGGCCACTTCCAGAGCGCCAATCCGGCGCTGCGCAAGATGCTGGGCGCGGACAATTTCGAGCTCGGCCGTACCGCCTGGCGCCATTTTTTCAGCGAAAATGTCTGGATGGAACTCCATGAGCAGGTGCATGGCCGCAGCGATGCCGAGCTCGAGATCGCCAACCGCGACGGCAGCCGTCGCTTCCTGGTCAGCGCTACCCTGGCGCGCGGACGCATCGAAGGCGTACTGCAGGACGTCACCGAGAAGCACAAGGCCACCGAGCAATTGCGCTTCATGGCCAACAACGATCCGCTGACCAAGGTCTTCAACCGGCGCGGCATCGAGAAGATGTTCGAGGGCGCGGCCACCTCGCTGGCGGCGGGCAAGCCGATGGCGATCGCCTACATCGACCTCGACCGTTTTAAACTGATCAACGACCTGTTCGGCCATGGCGCCGGCGACGAAGTGCTGAAACAAGTCTGCGAGCGCATGGCGATGATGCTGGCCGGCGGCCAGCAGATCGGCCGCGTCGGCGGCGACGAATTCGTCATCGTCATGCCGGACACGGCCATCCCGCTGGCCTCGCTGATCTGCCGCGGCATTGTCGACCGTATCGGCGGCACGCCATACCGGGTCGGCGACAAGGCCTTCCACGTGCGCGGTTCGGTCGGCTTGATCGAAGTGTCGAACGGGATGCCGATGAAGGATGCCATCTCCGCCGCCGACCGCGCCTGCCGCTCGGCCAAGGAATCAAGCGACGGCCTGGTCGTGTACGAACGCAATGCCGCCGCCTTCCACGAGCGCGAAGCCGAGCTGAACCTCGTGGCGCGCCTGCAGGGGCCGAACGCGACCGACGGCCTGTTCCTGGAAATGCAGCCGATCATGTCGCTGAAGAATCCGGGCGAGTCGCTGAATTTCGAGGTGCTGCTGCGCATGCGCGGGCTCGACGGCCGCGTGCTGCCGGCCGGCCCGCTGATCGGCGCGGCCGAGAAGTGCGGACGCGCCAGCGTGATCGACCGCTGGGTGCTGACCACGACCCTGGGCTGGATCGCCGAAAACATCTCGCGCCTGCCGCATACCCGGTTCGTCTGCATGAATTTGTCGGGCGCGTCGCTCAATGACGAGCGCTTCGTGGCCGATACGCTGGAGATCCTGGCCCGCCACGTGCACGTGGCCAGCCGCCTGTGCATGGAAATCACCGAGAGCGTCGCCTTGCACGACCTCGACAACACGCGCCGCTTCATCGACCAGGTGCGCAATTTCGGCGTGAAAGTGGCGCTCGACGACTTCGGCGCCGGCTACACCTCCTTCTCCTACCTGAAGGAACTCCCGGCCGACGTGCTGAAGATCGACGGCCAGTTCGTCGTCAACATCAATGCGCACCCGGCGAACGTGGCGATCGTCGAGGCCATCGTCAGCCTGGCGGTGAATCTGGGCATGAAGACGATCGCCGAGTGGGCCGAGGATGCCGCCACCGTGCAGACCCTGGCCGAGATCGGCGTCGACTATGTACAGGGCTGGGCCGTGGCGCGCTCGCAGCCGCCGGAGCGCATGCTGACCGCCGCCTCGTCGGCCAGCTTCATCCAGGATCCGGAACTGATCGAGATGTTGCCGACGCTGGGGCGCGGCGCCGCGCTGGATCTGCATGGGATCATGAAGCTGCATTGA
- a CDS encoding DUF4124 domain-containing protein yields the protein MKRLASQLTLVFTAIAAAPAALAGSEILKCVDAGGHVTLTDQPCEGGSQATRLVSVAGSESTQPAADVRSPAVQRYEAPHALQRQQAWRPRVAEVKTDRPLARDVATLKAARAQLLVIDADRHARPTLATIQ from the coding sequence ATGAAACGCCTGGCCTCTCAGCTGACCCTGGTTTTTACGGCAATCGCCGCCGCTCCTGCCGCACTGGCGGGTTCCGAGATTCTGAAATGCGTCGACGCCGGCGGTCATGTGACGCTGACCGACCAGCCTTGCGAAGGCGGCTCCCAGGCAACGCGCCTGGTCAGCGTCGCAGGTAGCGAGAGCACGCAGCCCGCCGCCGACGTCCGTTCGCCGGCCGTGCAGCGCTACGAGGCGCCCCACGCCCTGCAGCGCCAGCAGGCCTGGCGCCCGCGTGTGGCCGAGGTGAAGACCGACCGCCCGCTGGCGCGCGATGTCGCCACGCTCAAGGCAGCGCGTGCCCAATTGCTGGTGATTGATGCCGACCGTCACGCGCGTCCGACCCTGGCGACGATCCAGTAG
- a CDS encoding RidA family protein — protein MEFIQSAELPPPAGHYSQAVAAGGLVFLSGILPARDTVAQDAFFEVQCDSVFAQCEQVLRAAGCGFNDVVQCTAYLAGVDHWPAFNNIYARVFGEHKPARAVVPVPGLHYGYLVEIQLVAQRP, from the coding sequence ATGGAATTCATCCAGTCGGCCGAACTGCCGCCGCCCGCCGGACACTATTCGCAGGCGGTGGCGGCCGGCGGCCTGGTCTTCCTGTCGGGCATCCTCCCGGCCCGGGATACCGTCGCCCAGGATGCCTTCTTCGAGGTGCAGTGCGACTCGGTCTTTGCGCAATGCGAGCAGGTCCTGCGCGCGGCCGGCTGCGGCTTCAACGACGTCGTGCAATGCACGGCCTACCTGGCAGGCGTCGATCACTGGCCTGCCTTCAACAACATCTACGCGCGCGTGTTCGGCGAGCACAAACCGGCACGCGCGGTGGTGCCGGTCCCTGGCCTGCACTACGGTTATCTGGTCGAGATCCAGCTCGTTGCCCAGCGTCCCTGA
- a CDS encoding threo-3-hydroxy-L-aspartate ammonia-lyase: MLQYSDVEQAAARLAGAAHRTPVLTSATADARTGARLFFKCENYQRMGAFKFRGAFNAIARFTDAQRAAGVLTFSSGNHAQAIALSARLAGIRATIIMPNDAPALKVQATKEYGGEVIFYDRYTENREEIANRLAAERGMTLIPPYDHPDVICGQGTAARELFEDVGPLDILLVPLGGGGLLAGSALAASGLSPDCKVIGVEPEAGNDGQQSLRKGEIVHIGVPKTIADGAMVTHVGEHNFEVIRRRVDDIVTVTDAQLVETMKFFAERMKMVVEPTGCLGAAAALCGVVPVAGKRVGVLISGGNVDLSRFGELVA; this comes from the coding sequence ATGCTCCAATACAGCGACGTCGAACAGGCCGCCGCGCGCCTCGCAGGCGCCGCCCACCGCACGCCGGTACTGACCTCGGCCACCGCCGACGCCCGCACGGGCGCCAGGCTGTTCTTCAAGTGCGAGAACTACCAGCGCATGGGCGCCTTCAAATTCCGCGGCGCCTTCAATGCCATCGCGCGCTTCACGGACGCCCAGCGCGCGGCCGGCGTGCTGACCTTCTCGTCGGGGAACCACGCACAGGCGATCGCCCTGTCGGCGCGCCTGGCCGGCATCCGCGCCACCATCATCATGCCGAACGACGCGCCGGCCCTGAAGGTCCAGGCGACGAAGGAATACGGCGGCGAAGTGATCTTCTACGACCGCTACACGGAAAACCGCGAAGAGATCGCGAACCGCCTGGCAGCCGAGCGCGGCATGACCCTGATTCCGCCCTACGACCATCCGGACGTGATCTGCGGCCAGGGCACGGCGGCCAGGGAACTGTTCGAAGACGTGGGTCCGCTCGACATCCTGCTGGTGCCGCTCGGCGGCGGCGGCCTGCTGGCCGGCAGCGCACTGGCGGCGAGCGGCTTGTCTCCCGATTGCAAGGTGATCGGCGTCGAGCCGGAAGCGGGCAACGACGGCCAGCAGTCCTTGCGCAAAGGCGAAATCGTCCACATCGGCGTGCCGAAGACGATCGCCGACGGCGCCATGGTGACCCATGTGGGCGAGCACAATTTCGAGGTGATCCGGCGCCGCGTCGACGACATCGTGACGGTGACCGATGCGCAGCTGGTCGAGACCATGAAATTCTTCGCCGAACGGATGAAGATGGTCGTCGAGCCGACCGGTTGCCTGGGCGCAGCGGCGGCCCTGTGCGGCGTGGTGCCGGTGGCGGGCAAGCGCGTCGGCGTGTTGATCAGCGGCGGCAACGTCGACCTGTCGCGCTTTGGCGAGCTGGTGGCCTGA
- a CDS encoding sensor histidine kinase, with translation MNWMRSGLFWRTFFLLSLLTTLSMGSWIGMLNVFQRGPQVQQTAELVVSVVTITKAALTHSAPDLRRELLLELVSNEGIRIFALEDTDKVDPPPSNALMPEIAAAVREKLGPQTRFSSRVNGVPGFYISFNIEDDEYWLMLERERIAGLTRVQWFGWASVVGIMSLLGAAFISSLINLPLARLTAAARVIAKGERPAPLPEKGSREIIEANRSFNQMVEDLAQVEKDRAVILAGISHDLRTPLARMQLELEMASLSTDAREGMQSDIAQMDAIIGQFLDYAKPTEASSFVPVEVSHLLADCAQHATRLPGMRVSTDIEDDVQVLGNEIDLRRVINNVVENARRYGRTPGEEFTQLDFACHVRTTAQGRRAVVEIADHGPGVPDDQINQLLKPFTRLDTARGQANGAGLGLAIVERVVSRHNAELTVRNREGGGLLVQLALPLAS, from the coding sequence ATGAACTGGATGCGCAGCGGGCTGTTCTGGCGCACCTTCTTCCTGCTCTCCCTGCTCACGACGCTGTCGATGGGCTCCTGGATCGGCATGCTCAACGTGTTCCAGCGCGGTCCGCAGGTGCAGCAGACGGCCGAACTGGTGGTCTCGGTGGTCACCATCACCAAGGCGGCGCTGACCCATTCGGCGCCCGACCTGCGGCGCGAACTGCTGCTCGAACTGGTGTCGAACGAAGGCATCCGCATCTTCGCGCTGGAAGACACCGACAAGGTCGATCCGCCGCCGTCGAACGCCCTGATGCCCGAGATCGCCGCCGCCGTGCGCGAAAAACTCGGCCCGCAGACCCGCTTCTCCAGCCGCGTGAACGGCGTGCCGGGCTTCTACATCAGCTTCAACATCGAGGACGACGAATACTGGCTGATGCTGGAACGCGAACGCATCGCGGGCCTGACGCGGGTGCAGTGGTTCGGCTGGGCCAGTGTGGTGGGCATCATGTCGCTGCTGGGCGCTGCCTTCATCTCGAGCCTGATCAACCTGCCGCTGGCGCGCCTGACGGCCGCGGCGCGCGTGATCGCCAAGGGCGAGCGCCCCGCGCCGCTGCCCGAGAAAGGCTCGCGCGAGATCATCGAGGCCAACCGCAGCTTCAACCAGATGGTCGAAGACCTGGCGCAGGTCGAAAAGGACCGCGCCGTGATTTTGGCCGGCATCTCGCACGACCTGCGCACGCCGCTGGCGCGCATGCAGCTCGAACTCGAGATGGCGAGCCTGTCGACGGATGCGCGCGAAGGCATGCAGTCGGACATCGCCCAGATGGACGCGATCATCGGCCAGTTCCTCGACTACGCCAAGCCGACCGAAGCCTCCAGCTTCGTGCCGGTGGAAGTCTCGCACCTGCTGGCCGACTGCGCCCAGCATGCGACCCGCCTGCCCGGCATGCGCGTATCGACCGACATCGAAGACGACGTGCAGGTACTCGGCAACGAGATCGACCTGCGCCGCGTGATCAACAACGTCGTCGAGAACGCGCGCCGCTACGGCCGCACCCCGGGCGAGGAATTCACGCAGCTCGATTTCGCCTGCCACGTGCGCACCACGGCCCAGGGCCGGCGCGCGGTCGTCGAGATCGCGGACCACGGCCCCGGCGTGCCGGACGACCAGATCAACCAGCTGCTGAAACCCTTCACGCGCCTGGATACGGCGCGCGGCCAGGCGAACGGCGCGGGCCTGGGCCTGGCGATTGTCGAACGCGTCGTCAGCCGCCACAATGCGGAGCTGACGGTACGCAACCGCGAAGGCGGCGGGCTGCTGGTGCAACTGGCGCTGCCCCTCGCCTCCTGA
- the ompR gene encoding osmolarity response regulator transcription factor OmpR: MGNASGTATTATNGGHSAKIMVVDDDVRLRDLLRRYLTEQGFQVVTAESAPAMNKLWLRERYDLLVLDLMLPGEDGLSICRRLRGAGDQTPIIMLTAKGEDVDRIVGLEMGADDYLPKPFNPRELVARIGAVLRRKGPDEIPGAPSETPQTFEFGQFVLDLGTRTLKKNGETVPLTTGEFSVLKVFARHARQPLSREKLMELARGREYEVFDRSLDVQISRLRKLIEPDPSSPLYIQTVWGLGYVFIPEGQPR, from the coding sequence ATGGGCAACGCCTCCGGCACCGCCACGACGGCCACGAATGGCGGCCACAGCGCCAAGATCATGGTCGTCGACGACGACGTGCGCCTGCGCGACCTGCTACGGCGCTACCTGACGGAACAAGGCTTCCAGGTCGTCACGGCCGAAAGCGCGCCGGCGATGAACAAGCTCTGGCTGCGCGAGCGCTACGACCTGCTGGTGCTGGACCTGATGCTGCCCGGCGAGGACGGCCTGTCGATCTGCCGCCGCCTGCGCGGCGCCGGCGACCAGACGCCGATCATCATGCTGACCGCCAAGGGCGAAGACGTGGACCGCATCGTCGGCCTCGAGATGGGCGCCGACGATTACCTGCCCAAGCCTTTCAATCCGCGCGAACTGGTGGCCCGCATCGGCGCCGTGCTGCGCCGCAAGGGTCCGGACGAAATCCCGGGTGCGCCCTCGGAGACGCCGCAGACCTTCGAATTCGGCCAGTTCGTGCTCGATCTCGGCACCCGCACGCTCAAGAAAAACGGCGAGACGGTGCCGCTGACCACCGGCGAGTTCTCGGTGCTGAAGGTGTTTGCGCGCCATGCGCGCCAGCCGCTCTCGCGCGAGAAGCTGATGGAACTGGCCAGGGGCCGCGAATACGAAGTCTTCGACCGTTCGCTCGACGTGCAGATCTCGCGCCTGCGCAAGCTGATCGAACCCGATCCTTCGAGCCCGCTGTACATCCAGACCGTCTGGGGCCTGGGCTACGTGTTCATCCCTGAAGGACAGCCGCGCTAG